Proteins encoded within one genomic window of Solea senegalensis isolate Sse05_10M linkage group LG11, IFAPA_SoseM_1, whole genome shotgun sequence:
- the LOC122776944 gene encoding transmembrane and coiled-coil domains protein 1-like isoform X6, whose translation MVQRFSLRRQYSKIDRLEVSALGQTPLAVSCGTDGSFVGAEDAVLDPQRTKQAIAQLQQKILKLTEQIKIEQTARDDNVAEYLKLANNADKQQSTRIKQVFEKKNQKSAQTIQQLQRKLEHYHRKLREVEHNGIARQPKDVLRDMQQGLKDVGAKVTGFSEGVVDSVKGGLSSFSHATHSAAGAVVSKPREIASLIRNKFGSADNIPSLKDSLDDPSVEDGVPVAGGRSLGIAGHHLQSSPKYGSEDDCSSATSGSAGANSTTGAPGGPPSSRGNTLERSQSSGLDMLLQEVQDLREGQARLEESLDGLKTHYQRDYTVVMQALQEERFRCERLEEQLNDLTELHQNEILNLKQELASMEEKIAYQSYERARDIQEALEACQTRISKMELQQQQQQVVQLEGLENATARTLLGKLINVLLALMAVLLVFVSTVANCVVPLMKTRSRSLTTLLLILLLAFLWRNWDALSGYTHRALQPPG comes from the exons ATGGTGCAGCGCTTCAGTCTCCGTAGACAGTACTCCAAG ATCGACCGGCTGGAGGTGAGTGCACTCGGCCAAACGCCGCTGGCCGTGTCCTGCGGGACCGACGGCTCGTTTGTGGGGGCCGAGGACGCGGTCCTCGACCCTCAACGCACTAAGCAGGCGATCGCCCAACTGCAGCAGAAAATCCTCAAGCTCACGGAGCAGATTAAGATCGAGCAGACGGCCAGGGACGACAACGTCGCCGAGTACCTCAAACTGGCCAACAATGCCGACAAACAGCAAAGCACACGCATCAAACAG GTCTTTGAGAAGAAGAACCAGAAGTCGGCGCAGACCATCCAGCAGCTGCAAAGGAAGCTGGAGCACTACCACCGCAAGCTGCGAGAAGTCGAGCACAATGGCATCGCACGCCAACCCAAGGATGTTCTGCGGGACATGCAGCAGGGGCTGAAGGACGTCGGGGCCAAAGTCACGGGCTTCAGTGAAGGTGTGGTGGACAGTGTGAAGGGAGGCCTGTCCAGCTTCTCGCATGCCACGCATTCCGCTGCGGGCGCCGTCGTTTCCAAACCTCGAGAGATCGCGTCGCTGATTCGCAATAAATTCGGCAGCGCTGACAACATCCCGTCCCTCAAAGACTCTCTGGACGATCCCTCAGTGGAAGATGGTGTGCCCGTGGCCGGTGGACGGTCCCTGGGCATCGCTGGGCATCACCTCCAGTCCAGTCCTAAGTATGGCAGTGAGGATGACTGCTCGAGTGCTACGTCGGGCTCGGCGGGGGCCAACAGCACCACAGGGGCCCCCGGTGGACCCCCTAGTTCTAGGGGCAACACACTGGAGAGGAGCCAGAGCTCCGGCCTGGATATGCTGCTGCAGGAGGTACAGGACCTGAGGGAGGGTCAGGCGAGGCTAGAGGAGAGCCTGGATGGCTTGAAGACCCACTATCAGAGGGACTACACCGTTGTTATGCAAGCATTACAGGAGGAACGCTTCAG GTGTGAACGcctggaggagcagctgaacGACCTGACAGAACTCCACCAGAACGAGATCCTCAACCTCAAACAGGAGCTGGCCAGCATGGAGGAGAAGATCGCTTACCAGTCTTACGAGAGAGCCAGAGACATCCAG GAGGCGTTAGAGGCCTGTCAGACCAGGATCTCTAAGAtggagctccagcagcagcaacagcaggtcGTCCAGTTGGAGGGGCTGGAAAATGCCACGGCCAGGACCCTCCTGGGAAAACTTATCAATGTGCTGCTGGCCCTTATGGCCGTCCTTCTGGTCTTTGTCTCAACTGTGGCCAACTGTGTGGTCCCCCTGATGAAGACCCGCTCGCGCTCCCTCAccaccctcctcctcatcctcctgctGGCCTTCTTGTGGAGAAACTGGGACGCGCTCTCGGGCTACACACACCGAGCCCTGCAGCCTCCCGGGTGA
- the LOC122776944 gene encoding transmembrane and coiled-coil domains protein 1-like isoform X4 yields MEVILNLVTADTSPPPTSTGIDRLEVSALGQTPLAVSCGTDGSFVGAEDAVLDPQRTKQAIAQLQQKILKLTEQIKIEQTARDDNVAEYLKLANNADKQQSTRIKQVFEKKNQKSAQTIQQLQRKLEHYHRKLREVEHNGIARQPKDVLRDMQQGLKDVGAKVTGFSEGVVDSVKGGLSSFSHATHSAAGAVVSKPREIASLIRNKFGSADNIPSLKDSLDDPSVEDGVPVAGGRSLGIAGHHLQSSPKYGSEDDCSSATSGSAGANSTTGAPGGPPSSRGNTLERSQSSGLDMLLQEVQDLREGQARLEESLDGLKTHYQRDYTVVMQALQEERFRCERLEEQLNDLTELHQNEILNLKQELASMEEKIAYQSYERARDIQEALEACQTRISKMELQQQQQQVVQLEGLENATARTLLGKLINVLLALMAVLLVFVSTVANCVVPLMKTRSRSLTTLLLILLLAFLWRNWDALSGYTHRALQPPG; encoded by the exons ATGGAGGTCATCCTCAACCTGGTCACTGCCGACACCTCTCCACCTCCCACTTCCACCGGC ATCGACCGGCTGGAGGTGAGTGCACTCGGCCAAACGCCGCTGGCCGTGTCCTGCGGGACCGACGGCTCGTTTGTGGGGGCCGAGGACGCGGTCCTCGACCCTCAACGCACTAAGCAGGCGATCGCCCAACTGCAGCAGAAAATCCTCAAGCTCACGGAGCAGATTAAGATCGAGCAGACGGCCAGGGACGACAACGTCGCCGAGTACCTCAAACTGGCCAACAATGCCGACAAACAGCAAAGCACACGCATCAAACAG GTCTTTGAGAAGAAGAACCAGAAGTCGGCGCAGACCATCCAGCAGCTGCAAAGGAAGCTGGAGCACTACCACCGCAAGCTGCGAGAAGTCGAGCACAATGGCATCGCACGCCAACCCAAGGATGTTCTGCGGGACATGCAGCAGGGGCTGAAGGACGTCGGGGCCAAAGTCACGGGCTTCAGTGAAGGTGTGGTGGACAGTGTGAAGGGAGGCCTGTCCAGCTTCTCGCATGCCACGCATTCCGCTGCGGGCGCCGTCGTTTCCAAACCTCGAGAGATCGCGTCGCTGATTCGCAATAAATTCGGCAGCGCTGACAACATCCCGTCCCTCAAAGACTCTCTGGACGATCCCTCAGTGGAAGATGGTGTGCCCGTGGCCGGTGGACGGTCCCTGGGCATCGCTGGGCATCACCTCCAGTCCAGTCCTAAGTATGGCAGTGAGGATGACTGCTCGAGTGCTACGTCGGGCTCGGCGGGGGCCAACAGCACCACAGGGGCCCCCGGTGGACCCCCTAGTTCTAGGGGCAACACACTGGAGAGGAGCCAGAGCTCCGGCCTGGATATGCTGCTGCAGGAGGTACAGGACCTGAGGGAGGGTCAGGCGAGGCTAGAGGAGAGCCTGGATGGCTTGAAGACCCACTATCAGAGGGACTACACCGTTGTTATGCAAGCATTACAGGAGGAACGCTTCAG GTGTGAACGcctggaggagcagctgaacGACCTGACAGAACTCCACCAGAACGAGATCCTCAACCTCAAACAGGAGCTGGCCAGCATGGAGGAGAAGATCGCTTACCAGTCTTACGAGAGAGCCAGAGACATCCAG GAGGCGTTAGAGGCCTGTCAGACCAGGATCTCTAAGAtggagctccagcagcagcaacagcaggtcGTCCAGTTGGAGGGGCTGGAAAATGCCACGGCCAGGACCCTCCTGGGAAAACTTATCAATGTGCTGCTGGCCCTTATGGCCGTCCTTCTGGTCTTTGTCTCAACTGTGGCCAACTGTGTGGTCCCCCTGATGAAGACCCGCTCGCGCTCCCTCAccaccctcctcctcatcctcctgctGGCCTTCTTGTGGAGAAACTGGGACGCGCTCTCGGGCTACACACACCGAGCCCTGCAGCCTCCCGGGTGA
- the LOC122776944 gene encoding transmembrane and coiled-coil domains protein 1-like isoform X3 encodes MDSAVIFASWHLKRCLPRWPTSQQGRSTGTRHWTSKKIDRLEVSALGQTPLAVSCGTDGSFVGAEDAVLDPQRTKQAIAQLQQKILKLTEQIKIEQTARDDNVAEYLKLANNADKQQSTRIKQVFEKKNQKSAQTIQQLQRKLEHYHRKLREVEHNGIARQPKDVLRDMQQGLKDVGAKVTGFSEGVVDSVKGGLSSFSHATHSAAGAVVSKPREIASLIRNKFGSADNIPSLKDSLDDPSVEDGVPVAGGRSLGIAGHHLQSSPKYGSEDDCSSATSGSAGANSTTGAPGGPPSSRGNTLERSQSSGLDMLLQEVQDLREGQARLEESLDGLKTHYQRDYTVVMQALQEERFRCERLEEQLNDLTELHQNEILNLKQELASMEEKIAYQSYERARDIQEALEACQTRISKMELQQQQQQVVQLEGLENATARTLLGKLINVLLALMAVLLVFVSTVANCVVPLMKTRSRSLTTLLLILLLAFLWRNWDALSGYTHRALQPPG; translated from the exons ATGGACAGCGCTGTCATCTTTGCGTCCTGGCACCTGAAACGGTGCCTGCCTCGCTGGCCGACATCGCAGCAGGGACGCTCAACGGGAACGAGACACTGGACGAGCAAGAAG ATCGACCGGCTGGAGGTGAGTGCACTCGGCCAAACGCCGCTGGCCGTGTCCTGCGGGACCGACGGCTCGTTTGTGGGGGCCGAGGACGCGGTCCTCGACCCTCAACGCACTAAGCAGGCGATCGCCCAACTGCAGCAGAAAATCCTCAAGCTCACGGAGCAGATTAAGATCGAGCAGACGGCCAGGGACGACAACGTCGCCGAGTACCTCAAACTGGCCAACAATGCCGACAAACAGCAAAGCACACGCATCAAACAG GTCTTTGAGAAGAAGAACCAGAAGTCGGCGCAGACCATCCAGCAGCTGCAAAGGAAGCTGGAGCACTACCACCGCAAGCTGCGAGAAGTCGAGCACAATGGCATCGCACGCCAACCCAAGGATGTTCTGCGGGACATGCAGCAGGGGCTGAAGGACGTCGGGGCCAAAGTCACGGGCTTCAGTGAAGGTGTGGTGGACAGTGTGAAGGGAGGCCTGTCCAGCTTCTCGCATGCCACGCATTCCGCTGCGGGCGCCGTCGTTTCCAAACCTCGAGAGATCGCGTCGCTGATTCGCAATAAATTCGGCAGCGCTGACAACATCCCGTCCCTCAAAGACTCTCTGGACGATCCCTCAGTGGAAGATGGTGTGCCCGTGGCCGGTGGACGGTCCCTGGGCATCGCTGGGCATCACCTCCAGTCCAGTCCTAAGTATGGCAGTGAGGATGACTGCTCGAGTGCTACGTCGGGCTCGGCGGGGGCCAACAGCACCACAGGGGCCCCCGGTGGACCCCCTAGTTCTAGGGGCAACACACTGGAGAGGAGCCAGAGCTCCGGCCTGGATATGCTGCTGCAGGAGGTACAGGACCTGAGGGAGGGTCAGGCGAGGCTAGAGGAGAGCCTGGATGGCTTGAAGACCCACTATCAGAGGGACTACACCGTTGTTATGCAAGCATTACAGGAGGAACGCTTCAG GTGTGAACGcctggaggagcagctgaacGACCTGACAGAACTCCACCAGAACGAGATCCTCAACCTCAAACAGGAGCTGGCCAGCATGGAGGAGAAGATCGCTTACCAGTCTTACGAGAGAGCCAGAGACATCCAG GAGGCGTTAGAGGCCTGTCAGACCAGGATCTCTAAGAtggagctccagcagcagcaacagcaggtcGTCCAGTTGGAGGGGCTGGAAAATGCCACGGCCAGGACCCTCCTGGGAAAACTTATCAATGTGCTGCTGGCCCTTATGGCCGTCCTTCTGGTCTTTGTCTCAACTGTGGCCAACTGTGTGGTCCCCCTGATGAAGACCCGCTCGCGCTCCCTCAccaccctcctcctcatcctcctgctGGCCTTCTTGTGGAGAAACTGGGACGCGCTCTCGGGCTACACACACCGAGCCCTGCAGCCTCCCGGGTGA
- the LOC122776944 gene encoding transmembrane and coiled-coil domains protein 1-like isoform X5 yields the protein MHWEQLLRLTNGKIDRLEVSALGQTPLAVSCGTDGSFVGAEDAVLDPQRTKQAIAQLQQKILKLTEQIKIEQTARDDNVAEYLKLANNADKQQSTRIKQVFEKKNQKSAQTIQQLQRKLEHYHRKLREVEHNGIARQPKDVLRDMQQGLKDVGAKVTGFSEGVVDSVKGGLSSFSHATHSAAGAVVSKPREIASLIRNKFGSADNIPSLKDSLDDPSVEDGVPVAGGRSLGIAGHHLQSSPKYGSEDDCSSATSGSAGANSTTGAPGGPPSSRGNTLERSQSSGLDMLLQEVQDLREGQARLEESLDGLKTHYQRDYTVVMQALQEERFRCERLEEQLNDLTELHQNEILNLKQELASMEEKIAYQSYERARDIQEALEACQTRISKMELQQQQQQVVQLEGLENATARTLLGKLINVLLALMAVLLVFVSTVANCVVPLMKTRSRSLTTLLLILLLAFLWRNWDALSGYTHRALQPPG from the exons ATGCACTGGGAGCAACTGCTGCGTTTGACGAATGGAAAG ATCGACCGGCTGGAGGTGAGTGCACTCGGCCAAACGCCGCTGGCCGTGTCCTGCGGGACCGACGGCTCGTTTGTGGGGGCCGAGGACGCGGTCCTCGACCCTCAACGCACTAAGCAGGCGATCGCCCAACTGCAGCAGAAAATCCTCAAGCTCACGGAGCAGATTAAGATCGAGCAGACGGCCAGGGACGACAACGTCGCCGAGTACCTCAAACTGGCCAACAATGCCGACAAACAGCAAAGCACACGCATCAAACAG GTCTTTGAGAAGAAGAACCAGAAGTCGGCGCAGACCATCCAGCAGCTGCAAAGGAAGCTGGAGCACTACCACCGCAAGCTGCGAGAAGTCGAGCACAATGGCATCGCACGCCAACCCAAGGATGTTCTGCGGGACATGCAGCAGGGGCTGAAGGACGTCGGGGCCAAAGTCACGGGCTTCAGTGAAGGTGTGGTGGACAGTGTGAAGGGAGGCCTGTCCAGCTTCTCGCATGCCACGCATTCCGCTGCGGGCGCCGTCGTTTCCAAACCTCGAGAGATCGCGTCGCTGATTCGCAATAAATTCGGCAGCGCTGACAACATCCCGTCCCTCAAAGACTCTCTGGACGATCCCTCAGTGGAAGATGGTGTGCCCGTGGCCGGTGGACGGTCCCTGGGCATCGCTGGGCATCACCTCCAGTCCAGTCCTAAGTATGGCAGTGAGGATGACTGCTCGAGTGCTACGTCGGGCTCGGCGGGGGCCAACAGCACCACAGGGGCCCCCGGTGGACCCCCTAGTTCTAGGGGCAACACACTGGAGAGGAGCCAGAGCTCCGGCCTGGATATGCTGCTGCAGGAGGTACAGGACCTGAGGGAGGGTCAGGCGAGGCTAGAGGAGAGCCTGGATGGCTTGAAGACCCACTATCAGAGGGACTACACCGTTGTTATGCAAGCATTACAGGAGGAACGCTTCAG GTGTGAACGcctggaggagcagctgaacGACCTGACAGAACTCCACCAGAACGAGATCCTCAACCTCAAACAGGAGCTGGCCAGCATGGAGGAGAAGATCGCTTACCAGTCTTACGAGAGAGCCAGAGACATCCAG GAGGCGTTAGAGGCCTGTCAGACCAGGATCTCTAAGAtggagctccagcagcagcaacagcaggtcGTCCAGTTGGAGGGGCTGGAAAATGCCACGGCCAGGACCCTCCTGGGAAAACTTATCAATGTGCTGCTGGCCCTTATGGCCGTCCTTCTGGTCTTTGTCTCAACTGTGGCCAACTGTGTGGTCCCCCTGATGAAGACCCGCTCGCGCTCCCTCAccaccctcctcctcatcctcctgctGGCCTTCTTGTGGAGAAACTGGGACGCGCTCTCGGGCTACACACACCGAGCCCTGCAGCCTCCCGGGTGA